A window of Nicotiana sylvestris chromosome 8, ASM39365v2, whole genome shotgun sequence genomic DNA:
tctagatcgaaaaattgggtatcacacaaatcatccccccttgtgtggtattgacgtttagaacatcagGGTTGTTCATCTTTTGATGGGAAATCAGTGTAATATGTTAGTGAATTTCCTCTAGTTTCTTGCTATTTCGGACGAATTGTGGCTTCCCATTATGGACTGTTGCTGGAATTTCTTTCTAGGCAGTTTCATTTTCTTGGTAGGAAACTTGGTTAGTCTAACTTGTGTTTTTGCTTGCACACTTTTCTACTGGAGTTCATTACGTTTTGCTCTTGATGCAAACTTCTATTGCAGCATCTGACATCGAGGAATCCCACCACATTGACCAAGCCTGGAAACACAATCTTGGTGTTTGAAATTCTTAACTACCGTTTCCTTTCACTCTACAGGTGAGTGAAGTTACTCATCTTGGGAATTCATCAGTTTCTTCTCTATTATCTATTCTCTACTTATGTCTGTGACGGATGATCAATGTTGCTTTTACTAAAGAATAGTACATTCACATTTCTACATTTAGATAGCATTACTTTCTTTTTGCACCTCCTCAATTGTTAGGATTCTGTAACTTGATTCTCTAAATAACTGATAAAAAATAAAGTCAATAAACTTCTTCCCTTTTCTAGGTATCAAGGGAAGAGCAAGACCTTGATGTATGATGTCACCAAAATGATTTCTACGCTGTAGGGGAAACGTGGAGA
This region includes:
- the LOC104217973 gene encoding mediator of RNA polymerase II transcription subunit 23-like isoform X2, with product MGPSLFVWLVVPSIAVVETYCRLMLISPHSLFRSLLIHLTSRNPTTLTKPGNTILVFEILNYRFLSLYRYQGKSKTLMYDVTKMISTL